One part of the Phoenix dactylifera cultivar Barhee BC4 chromosome 4, palm_55x_up_171113_PBpolish2nd_filt_p, whole genome shotgun sequence genome encodes these proteins:
- the LOC103724196 gene encoding ATP synthase subunit gamma, mitochondrial-like — protein sequence MAMAAFRREGRRFLLSPISHKPSTVARSAILSEEFHPSGTRSISTQVVRNRMKSVRNIQKITKAMKMVAASKLRAVQVRTENSRGLWQPFTALLGDVPSVDVKKNVIVTITSDKGLCGGINSTSVKISKSLYKFTSGPEKETKYVVLGEKGKVQLVRDSKNSIEMTITELQKNPLNYTQVSVLADDILKNVEYDALRIIFNKFHSVVSFIPTVSTILSPEVVERESESGGKLGDLDSYEIEGSETKAEVLQNLAEFQFSCVLFNAALENACSELGARMSAMDSSSRNAGEMLDRLTLTYNRTRQASITTELIEIISGASALTG from the exons ATGGCGATGGCGGCTTTCAGAAGAGAGGGGAGGCGCTTCCTCCTCTCTCCCATATCCCACAAACCCTCTACCGTCGCTCGATCCGCGATCCTCTCGGA AGAGTTCCACCCATCAGGCACTCGATCCATTTCAACTCAAGTAG TCAGAAACAGGATGAAAAGTGTTAGGAATATCCAAAAGATTACAAAGGCAATGAAAATGGTGGCAGCATCAAAGCTACGAGCTGTTCAAGTCAGAACTGAAAATTCACGTGGACTGTGGCAACCTTTTACTGCACTTCTTGGGGATGTCCCTA GCGTTGATGTGAAGAAGAATGTTATCGTGACTATCACCTCTGACAAAGGTCTTTGTGGGGGCATCAATTCTACGTCAGTCAAAATCAGCAAGTCTCTCTACAAATTTACTTCTG GTcctgaaaaagaaacaaaatatgTTGTATTGGGAGAAAAAGGGAAGGTTCAGCTGGTGCGTGATTCAAAGAACAGCATTGAGATGACCATAACCGAGTTGCAGAAAAATCCACTAAATTACACTCAG GTTTCTGTTCTTGCTGATGATATTTTAAAGAATGTCGAATACGATGCTTTGAGAATCATTTTCAACAAGTTCCATTCTGTCGTCTCTTTTATTCCAACAGTTTCAACCATACTATCTCCTGAG GTCGTGGAGAGAGAGTCAGAATCAGGCGGTAAACTTGGTGATTTGGATTCATATGAAATAGAAGGGAGTGAAACAAAAGCTGAAGTGCTTCAGAATCTGGCAGAGTTCCAGTTCTCTTGT GTTCTGTTCAATGCTGCCCTGGAAAATGCATGCAGTGAATTGGGAGCAAGGATGTCAGCCATGGATAGCTCCAGCAGAAATGCTGGTGAAATGCTTGACCGGCTAACCCTCACTTACaatag GACCCGTCAAGCATCAATTACCACAGAGCTGATCGAGATCATATCAGGAGCATCAGCACTCACTGGCTAG
- the LOC103724197 gene encoding uncharacterized protein LOC103724197 yields the protein MRKLCPNLDREDGLDTVLEVPIPEEMFAGTGTKSQNMRNWLKAQPFDKATEAPAPLTGRSAELQLLLNVVGSPLIPCPVPNDLAFGRSIRDCSIQASTAKYIIQQYIAATGGQAALMSVNSMYAVGKVKMSASEFHVGDGSVQAQAKGNGEIGGYVLWQKNPDLWYFELIMGGSKMSAGSDGKVAWRQSASEQSHASRGPPRPLRRSLQGLDPRSTANLFSEAVCIGEKVINGEECFILKLEANPATLRARSAATFEIIHHTIWGYFSQRTGLLIQLEDSHLLRMKSGRRGESIFWETSMESAIEDYRYINGINVAHAGRTGVTLFRYGEGSVNHKRKMEEIWTIEEVDFNLWGLSMEVFLPPADLKREQDNEDNLAR from the exons ATGAGGAAGCTCTGCCCCAATTTGGACCGCGAGGATGGCCTCGATACCGTGCTCGAGGTGCCCATCCCCGAGGAGATGTTCGCCGGCACGGGCACCAAGTCGCAGAACATGAGGAACTGGCTCAAGGCCCAGCCCTTTGACAAAGCTACCGAGGCTCCGGCCCCGCTCACAGGCCGCAGCGCCGAGCTGCAGCTCCTTCTCAATGTTGTCGGCTCCCCCCTCATCCCTTGCCCCGTGCCCAACGACCTCGCATTCGGCCGCTCCATCCGCGACTGCTCCATC CAAGCGTCGACGGCCAAATACATCATCCAACAATACATCGCCGCGACGGGAGGGCAGGCGGCGCTGATGTCGGTGAACAGCATGTATGCCGTGGGGAAGGTGAAGATGAGCGCCTCGGAATTCCACGTAGGCGACGGGAGTGTGCAAGCTCAAGCAAAAGGGAATGGCGAGATTGGAGGGTACGTTTTGTGGCAGAAGAACCCTGATCTTTGGTACTTCGAGCTCATCATGGGTGGCAGCAAGATGAGCGCTGGGAGCGACGGAAAGGTGGCGTGGAGGCAGTCGGCTTCCGAACAATCGCATGCCTCCAGGGGCCCTCCACGGCCGCTGCGTCGATCACTGCAG GGACTAGACCCGAGGTCCACCGCCAACCTCTTCTCAGAAGCGGTGTGCATCGGCGAGAAGGTCATCAATGGCGAGGAGTGCTTCATCCTGAAGCTAGAAGCGAACCCTGCAACCCTGAGGGCACGCAGCGCCGCCACCTTCGAAATCATCCACCACACCATCTGGGGCTACTTCAGCCAGCGCACTGGCCTCCTCATCCAGCTTGAGGACTCCCACCTCCTCCGCATGAAGTCCGGCCGCCGCGGGGAGAGCATCTTCTGGGAGACCAGCATGGAGTCGGCGATCGAGGACTACCGCTACATCAACGGCATCAACGTTGCACATGCCGGCAGGACTGGCGTCACGCTGTTCCGCTATGGCGAGGGCTCGGTGAACCAcaagaggaagatggaggagattTGGACCATCGAGGAAGTGGACTTCAACCTATGGGGGCTGTCCATGGAGGTCTTCCTACCGCCAGCCGACCTCAAGAGGGAGCAAGACAATGAAGACAACCTTGCGAGATGA